Part of the Mycolicibacterium thermoresistibile genome, CCATCCTCCCCGATGCCATGGACCACACTTCAACAGGCGCACCACCGTCAACCCGATCCCGCGCAGCAGCCCGTACTCGGTCAGGGCATCGACCGCGTACTGGCTGCACGTCGGGGTGAAGCGGCAGGTGGGTAGCCGCAACGGGGAGATGGTGTGCTGATACAGCCGGATGAGAAAGATCAGGGCCCGTGCCGATGCGGACCCCGCCGCGCGAAGAGTCTTCACCGCCGTGCTCGGTCTTCGGAGCGCACCCGCTTCAGAGCAGCTCGCAGCTGACGTTCCAGCCGGGCCGAATCGGCGTCCCGGCTGCGCGGCAACGCGCGGATGACGATCCGGTCCGCGGGGTCGAGATCGTCGATCAGGGACGCGGCCACATGCCGCAGCCGCCGGGACACCCGGTGCCGCTGCACCGCGTTCCCGACCGCCTTGGAGACGATCAATCCGATCTTCGGTGCGCCGTCGAAGGCGTCTTCACTCACCCGCAGAGCATGCACCACGAGGTCGGGCTGCGCAGCACGCACCCCGCGACTCACCGTGGCACCGAAATCCTTCGATCGCGTCATCCGGTACCGCGCCGGCAGCACCGCGCTCGATCCCGCGTCGGATCACGCGGTCAGCGCACGCCGGCCCTTACGGCGACGGTTCGACACGATCGCCCGCCCGGCCCGCGTCCGCATCCGCAGCCGGAACCCGTGGACCCGCGCGCGTCGCCGGTTGTTCGGTTGAAAGGTCCGCT contains:
- the rnpA gene encoding ribonuclease P protein component; the protein is MLPARYRMTRSKDFGATVSRGVRAAQPDLVVHALRVSEDAFDGAPKIGLIVSKAVGNAVQRHRVSRRLRHVAASLIDDLDPADRIVIRALPRSRDADSARLERQLRAALKRVRSEDRARR
- the yidD gene encoding membrane protein insertion efficiency factor YidD is translated as MKTLRAAGSASARALIFLIRLYQHTISPLRLPTCRFTPTCSQYAVDALTEYGLLRGIGLTVVRLLKCGPWHRGGWDPIPERREVRRDAGTTATADRVRSKVRV
- the rpmH gene encoding 50S ribosomal protein L34, which translates into the protein MAKGKRTFQPNNRRRARVHGFRLRMRTRAGRAIVSNRRRKGRRALTA